The DNA sequence AAAGCGGTTTTAGGGTTGTCGTAAACCACGGGAAAGATTCCGGGCAAGCTGTGCCGCATCTGCATTTCCATGTTCTCGGCGGACGAAAATTAAAATGGCCGCCGGGCTAAAAAGGATAAGCATTAAGGATAAGAATTAAGTGAGAAAAAAGGAGGTATGATTTTATGGCGAAAATTGAAATCCGTAAAGGAGAATCAATTGACAAAGCGTTGAGGAAATTTAAAACCCAGATCAGGCGCGAAGGCTTGATCGACGAGATCAAGGACCGCGAGCACTACGAAAAACCCAGCGAGAGAAGGCGCAAACAGCTTGCAAAAGCCGTAAGGCGCGAACAAAAAAGACAGCGCGAAGAAGATTGAGAATAATTGACCGTTATATTACAAAAGAGACTCTGTCGCCATTTTTTTTGGGGATAGTTGGTTTTGTCATGGTCATGACGGTCGACCTGCTTTTTACTTTTGTCGACCTTATCATAAACAAAGGAATACCTTTTTTTGCGGTAATGGAGCTTCTCCTGTATAAGCTCCCGTCAATTTTGATCTTGACCTTCCCGGTCGCCACCCTGTTTGGCGTTGCGATGGCTATCGGCCGATTAAGCAAAGACAACGAAATTTCGGCCCTTAGGACCTCGGGGGTTTCTTTTGGGAGGATAGCGGCTCCCATATTGATTATTTCGGTAATTATTTCTCTTGTCTCATTTTTCACTAACGAAAAGATCGTGCCTTACGCTAACCAGAAATCGCAAAAGATCATAAGGGAGATATTGCTGAAACAGCCCCTTCCCGCGATCCAGGAAAATATTTTTTTCAAAGACGCATATAACAGGCACTTTTATGTGCAAAAAATAAATAACAGGGAAAAAACCATGGAAAACGTCATGGTCTACGAACTGATAAGGGAAAACCTCCCTCGCATAGTAACCGCAAAGTCCGCGAAATTAGAAGGATTAAAGCTCACGCTTAATTCCGGGCTCATCCATAAGTTCGACAATAACGGCCAATTGGCTTATGAAGCATCTTTTGAGGCCATGGAATTTAATTTGAACGAAAATGCGTTCGCGGGCGAGGGCCAAAAAACTACTGAAGAAATGAATACCACTGAACTAGAAAAACAGATAGATTCGCTTAAAAAAAGCGGAGTTTCGGTCAATTCACTGCAGACTGACCTGTTCATGAAATATTCGATCCCGGCAACTTCGATCATCTTTGCGATAATCGGGCTCACGCTTTCGCTAAGCGGCATGAGAAGCTCGAGGACCTGGGGAATGGTATTTACGATCGTTATCATGTTCACATTTTATGTATTTGCGTCGGTCTTCCGGTCTCTCGGGCGCGGAGGGGCGATCGCGCCGTTTTTTGCCGCATTTACACCGCAAATATTTTTTGGTATATTAGGGCTGGTCCTCTTGATAAGAGAGATCAAGCTCAAATGATCACTGAACTTGAAGAATTAACAAAAACACTGCAAAGCAATCCGAGAAACAGTAAACTGCTCCGGCAGTTAGGATACTATTACCTCAAGAACGGTTATTATAAGCAAGCGCGCGACGAATACCATTTGGCCGGACTTTTTTCTCCGCGGATGGTTTCGGAGATCATGCTTGACCACGAAAAAGTAATAAGCGAAAACCCTTCAGACATCCAGGCAAGGTTGACGCTTATAAGTTTTTGCCTTGGCCATATGGACCTCGATTCGGCGACTCTTGAGCTCGAAGAATTGCTCGAGATTAACCCGCGAAACGTTCAAGCTTACAATGTGCTCGGCAAAATACTGATCAAGCTTGAACGTATAGACGAAGCAATGTCCCTTTTAGAAAAAGCGTTCGATCTTGGAGCAAAGGACCTTTCGATATCGGAAATGCTTGCTTCTGTTTATCTCGAAAAAGGCCGTTTTGAAGAAGCCATCCATTTTTTTGAAGCCCTGCCCGTCGACAAAAAAAACCTAAGGACGCTTGCGGAGCTTTATGCGCGCATCGGGAAATTTGAAAATTCGGCCGAAAAATATTTCAAGATGTACGAACTCGATTCGGAAGTGGCGCAGGAAGTCCAGATGAAGCTGGAAGAACTTCTCGTGCGCAACATCGAATCGCTGCGGATCCGGGAAC is a window from the Candidatus Saganbacteria bacterium genome containing:
- the rpsU gene encoding 30S ribosomal protein S21 yields the protein MAKIEIRKGESIDKALRKFKTQIRREGLIDEIKDREHYEKPSERRRKQLAKAVRREQKRQREED
- a CDS encoding LptF/LptG family permease yields the protein MRIIDRYITKETLSPFFLGIVGFVMVMTVDLLFTFVDLIINKGIPFFAVMELLLYKLPSILILTFPVATLFGVAMAIGRLSKDNEISALRTSGVSFGRIAAPILIISVIISLVSFFTNEKIVPYANQKSQKIIREILLKQPLPAIQENIFFKDAYNRHFYVQKINNREKTMENVMVYELIRENLPRIVTAKSAKLEGLKLTLNSGLIHKFDNNGQLAYEASFEAMEFNLNENAFAGEGQKTTEEMNTTELEKQIDSLKKSGVSVNSLQTDLFMKYSIPATSIIFAIIGLTLSLSGMRSSRTWGMVFTIVIMFTFYVFASVFRSLGRGGAIAPFFAAFTPQIFFGILGLVLLIREIKLK